From the Meriones unguiculatus strain TT.TT164.6M chromosome 12, Bangor_MerUng_6.1, whole genome shotgun sequence genome, one window contains:
- the Kank4 gene encoding KN motif and ankyrin repeat domain-containing protein 4: MWSTRETERRSHMMEKTDAKDQSSQGDEEKDLPKSHPYSVETPYGFHLDLDFLKYVDDIEKGHTIKRIPIHRRAKQAKFSTLPRNFSLPDSGARTHAAPLQQNWSPVVPRKKSLGIQDQSQSLPAVALPQASAHGSELSHFRKALLTEGTRQAEADVQEDAGSGRPQLLRASSMPATLPPNQAPDEPSLTSGPSTLLALPLLQDEGSLCDGTFDSAEGFTGFQASAQSPDREPGKLEPAIPELAWEGAEPEEGDIKATSQLSQPGPPSPARNVPMVLEEAGHQHQARKAEVVLTPGSCTPSPPPLPSPIPENELSLEEIELNISEIPPPPPIEVDVHNIGIWVTEESLGLVGTDTSSISSLKNQVLALEDKLSGRTEELAQVRAALEQQQEETKAREQRIRELECTVAHFEEKFSQEKASKALARTDVMVNTDPLHELIPRESCDKNIGVNLLSIPNPERWVSRAEKNGFPWVQNNHKQGYQSLEEPVPPPQLSLPKGPEQVLASSLCSCLSMELRIEEEVTEEETGPQVGAEGLGRPIGGSPWSSSRESASVIREEASSEPPGAERPGRPASSPQDATIGQYVKKIQELLHEQWNCLEHGYPELASAIKQPASKLSSIQNQLLSSLNLLLSVYSAQAPEEKEPPAPPPSSTPPPPPEISPSTSLKSIMKKKDYGFRAGGNGTKKNLQFVGVNGGYESTSSEETSGEDSSPEDLSDSEMEKKRDCSEPAEDRDVQAGCEDGQDAPGGSTNSGLAGGPGEEACHLRPERYKPTEEFLNACQALSQHLPETGAATEQLLRQSLTAISQEWFRVSSRKLSSPAVVAAYLLEVQPYSPHLLRLLVNLADRSGNTALHYSMSHSNFAIAKLLLDTGVCNVDHQNKAGYTAVMITPLASAETKEDMAVVWKLLREGNVNIQATQGGQTALMLGVSHDREDMVQALLSCQADVNLQDHDGSTALMLACHQGNADLVRLLLAHPACNSSLTDKAGRTALSIALNSPAPGELAELLRAHSEQGRSLGL, encoded by the exons ATGTGGAGTACCAGAGAGACTGAACGTCGCAGTCATATGATGGAGAAGACAGATG CCAAGGACCAGTCCTCTCAGGGGGATGAAGAGAAAGATCTCCCAAAGAGCCACCCTTACTCTGTGGAGACCCCATATGGCTTTCATTTGGACTTAGACTTCCTCAAATATGTGGACGACATCGAGAAGGGACACACCATCAAAAGGATTCCTATCCACAGAAGAGCCAAGCAGGCTAAGTTTAGCACTTTGCCCCGAAACTTCAGCCTTCCTGACAGCGGAGCTCGCACCCATGCTGCTCCTCTCCAGCAAAACTGGTCTCCTGTGGTGCCCAGGAAGAAGTCCCTGGGGATCCAGGATCAATCCCAGTCTCTGCCAGCGGTTGCTCTCCCTCAGGCCTCAGCGCATGGCAGTGAACTGAGTCACTTCAGAAAGGCCCTGTTGACAGAGGGTACCAGGCAGGCTGAGGCCGATGTTCAGGAGGATGCCGGGAGCGGGCGACCCCAGCTTCTGAGAGCGTCCAGCATGCCAGCCACTCTGCCGCCGAACCAGGCCCCCGATGAGCCCAGCCTGACCTCAGGTCCTTCCACACTCCTTGCCCTCCCTCTGCTTCAGGATGAAGGCAGCCTCTGTGACGGCACCTTTGACTCTGCAGAGGGGTTCACGGGCTTCCAGGCATCTGCCCAGTCACCGGACAGAGAACCGGGAAAACTGGAACCCGCGATTCCAGAGCTGGCCTGGGAGGGGGCTGAGCCTGAAGAAGGTGACATCAAGGCTACAAGTCAGCTCTCTCAGCCAGGGCCTCCCTCCCCAGCCCGGAATGTTCCCATGGTTCTAGAGGAAGCGGGACATCAGCACCAGGCTAGAAAAGCCGAGGTAGTCTTAACACCCGGCTCCTGCACTCCCAGCCCACCTCCTCTGCCATCCCCCATCCCTGAGAACGAGCTCTCCCTGGAGGAAATTGAGCTCAACATCAGTGAGATCCCACCCCCGCCACCCATAGAGGTGGATGTGCACAACATTGGTATCTGGGTAACAGAGGAAAGCCTGGGCCTGGTTGGGACTGATACCAGCAGTATCTCCAGCCTGAAGAATCAGGTCTTGGCCCTTGAGGACAAGTTGTCAGGGAGAACAGAGGAGCTTGCCCAGGTCAGGGCTGCCCTTGAGCAGCAGCAAGAGGAGACCAAGGCCAGGGAACAGAGGATTCGAGAGCTGGAGTGCACTGTAGCCCATTTCGAAGAAAAGTTTAGTCAAGAGAAGGCCAGCAAGGCTCTGGCCCGGACTGATGTCATGGTGAACACTGACCCCCTTCATGAACTCATCCCCAGAGAATCATGTGACAAGAACATTGGGGTCAACCTTCTGAGCATCCCTAATCCTGAACGCTGGGTATCTAGAGCAGAAAAAAATGGCTTCCCGTGGGTCCAAAACAATCATAAACAAGGCTATCAGAGCCTGGAAGAGCCCGTGCCGCCACCCCAGCTGTCACTGCCAAAGGGACCTGAGCAGGTCCTTGCCTCATCCTTATGTAGCTGCCTCTCCATGGAGCTCAGGATCGAAGAAGAAGTCACTGAGGAGGAGACTGGCCCACAGGTGGGAGCTGAGGGCTTGGGCAGGCCAATAGGAGGCTCTCCCTGGAGCAGCAGCAGAGAGTCTGCCTCAGTGATCAGGGAGGAGGCCAGCTCAGAACCCCCCGGGGCAGAGCGTCCAGGAAGGCCAGCAAGTTCCCCACAAGACGCCACTATTGGCCAGTATGTTAAAAAGATCCAAGAGCTTCTGCACGAGCAGTGGAATTGCCTGGAGCATGGGTACCCGGAGCTGGCCAGCGCCATCAAACAGCCTGCATCCAAGCTCAGCAGCATCCAGAACCAGCTGCTCAGTTCCCTCAACCTGCTGCTCTCCGTCTATTCAGCCCAGGCCCCAGAGGAGAAGGAGCCTCCTGCCCCACCACCCTCCTCCACCCCTCCGCCACCACCGG AGATCTCTCCGTCGACCAGCCTTAAATccataatgaaaaagaaagactaTGGCTTCCGTGCAGGAGGTAATGGGACCAAAAAGAACCTTCAGTTTGTTGGGGTTAACGGTGG CTACGAGAGTACTTCTAGTGAGGAGACCAGTGGGGAGGACAGCTCTCCCGAGGACTTGTCTGACAGTGAGATGGAGAAGAAACGTGATTGCTCAGAGCCCGCAGAGGACAGAGATGTACAGGCTGGCTGTGAGGATGGCCAGGACGCCCCTGGAGGCAGCACTAACTCAGGCCTCGCAGGTGGTCCTGGGGAGGAAGCCTGTCATCTGAGGCCTGAGAG ATATAAACCCACAGAGGAATTTCTTAATGCATGCCAGGCACTGAGCCAACACCTGCCGGAAACCGGGGCCGCCACCGAACAGCTCCTG AGGCAAAGCTTGACTGCCATCAGTCAGGAGTGGTTCCGTGTGTCCAGCCGGAAGTTGTCTAGCCCTGCCGTGGTGGCCGCCTATCTCCTCGAGGTCCAGCCTTACTCCCCACATCTTCTGAGGCTCCTCGTCAACTTGGCTGACCGCAGCGGGAACACGGCCCTTCACTATAGCATGTCGCACTCCAACTTCGCCATCGCCAAGCTGCTGCTGGACACAG GTGTCTGCAATGTGGATCATCAGAACAAAGCTGGCTACACTGCTGTGATGATCACGCCCTTGGCTTCTGCAGAGACGAAAGAAGACATGGCCGTCGTCTGGAAGCTCTTGCGAGAAGGGAATGTGAACATCCAAGCGACTCAG